Proteins from a single region of Thunnus albacares chromosome 14, fThuAlb1.1, whole genome shotgun sequence:
- the cacul1 gene encoding CDK2-associated and cullin domain-containing protein 1 — translation MEAMEDDSLDIKDDHNHNYCASSSSSKVRSYLSSQLSVPQPVCPALPGGEAGSRRGKLRSGSSTAAGSKFVDSDSGSESSEVSETDCSAAPAAVEGKFTLDSTSKFLLNAMAVEDYRKNHWPNLEKAIDRLLIQNPTDHISVSYAQIYSYVYKCVCQQHSELLYNDLTSKITSHLQQVSTQLQASPPENFIETFNVALTQYTASLQCIVPVFMYLNKFYIESKLNRDLREDLMKLFADHVAEKHVNTLMPLLIKAHSMPFEVQPSTMASVVKGLYSLRPEWAHLAPALFSGFIPQINPPAVESLLSDYAAHDQKLQMELSMNGFPRGDQSRKRASDDS, via the exons ATGGAGGCCATGGAAGACGATAGTTTGGACATAAAAGACGACCACAATCACAACTACTGtgcgagcagcagcagcagtaaagtACGCTCGTATCTGAGCAGCCAGCTGTCGGTCCCGCAGCCAGTCTGTCCGGCGCTGCCCGGAGGAGAAGCGGGGTCCCGAAGGGGGAAGCTGCGGTCCGGCAGCAGCACCGCTGCAGGGTCAAAGTTCGTGGACTCGGATTCAGGCAGTGAGAGCAGCGAGGTCAGTGAGACGGACTGCTCGGCTGCACCGGCCGCTGTCGAGGGGAAATTCACCCTCGACTCGACTTCCAAGTTCC TTCTGAATGCAATGGCTGTAGAAGACTACCGGAAAAACCACTGGCCAAACCTGGAGAAGGCAATCGACCGTCTGCTGATTCAGAACCCCACAGACCACATCTCTGTTTCATATGCACAGATATACAG ttatGTCTACAAGtgtgtttgtcagcagcacTCTGAGCTGCTCTACAATGATTTGACATCCAAAATAACAAGTCATCTACAACAAGTTTCCACCCAACTACAA GCCAGCCCACCCGAAAACTTCATTGAGACCTTCAATGTTGCGCTGACTCAATACACAGCTTCTCTTCAGTGTATAGTTCCTGTATTTATGTACTTG AACAAGTTCTACATCGAGTCAAAGCTGAACAGAGACCTAAGAGAGGATCTGATGAAGCTGTTTGCTGATCATGttgcagaaaaacatgtcaacacactGATGC CTCTTCTCATTAAAGCTCATTCCATGCCGTTTGAAGTGCAGCCATCAACAATGGCTAGTGTGGTTAAAGGCCTCTACAGCCTCCGACCAG AGTGGGCCCATTTAGCTCCAGCTCTCTTCTCCGGATTTATTCCACAAATCAACCCTCCTGCTGTGGAATCTCTGCTGTCCGACTATGCTGCTCACGACCAGAAGCTGCAGATGGAGCTCTCCATGAACGGATTTCCAAG AGGGGACCAGTCTCGCAAGCGGGCCAGCGATGACTCCTGA
- the sirt1 gene encoding NAD-dependent protein deacetylase sirtuin-1 has product MADGENSVGTAFSGASGMDEPAAKRTKISPVTKVAEADQLSCVSGATESCEAAGSCAQPAEKEAKPVMAVEQAAAGAPGGDNNGLGLLLSQPHRPAVKLHDSAALGTTEEGADFLGHDDLPSNGLAVTPDHITEEDDRSSHASSSDWTPQPQIGSYSFIQQHIRETDPRTILRELLPETVLPPDLDDMTLWQIIINISEPPKRKKRKDINTLEDVVRLLHDSRRILVLTGAGVSVSCGIPDFRSRDGIYARLAVDFPDLPDPQAMFDIEYFRRDPRPFFKFAKEIYPGQFQPSPCHKFISMLDKQGTLLRNYTQNIDTLEQVAGVQRIIQCHGSFATASCLVCKHKVDCEAIREDIFNQVVPHCPRCPDIPLAIMKPDIVFFGENLPEMFHRAMKQDKDEVDLLIVIGSSLKVRPVALIPNSIPHEVPQVLINREQLPHLNFDVELLGDCDVIVNELCHRLGGDFEQLCYNTTRLTEITEKPPRLPEQPPSEALSASSDGAQEEQKQHSTDSVIKPPEETECPNITETAGNNITPPEPCPNAQCLSEETAEPSELPAEETPKEEAAEVKSQTSNLEFRRRCWMSRINRSPISKRLETGQYLFQAPNHYIFHGAEVYSDSEDETSSSCGSDSEESECSADGVEEDSEPEEAGSLAARQNTTIQHTLANEATSSVQTDNTSEKTQSTAHL; this is encoded by the exons ATGGCGGACGGAGAGAACAGTGTCGGAACGGCCTTTTCAGGCGCCTCCGGTATGGACGAACCTGCCGCCAAAAGGACGAAAATCAGTCCGGTGACTAAAGTCGCCGAAGCAGATCAATTATCGTGTGTTTCTGGCGCCACGGAGAGTTGTGAGGCGGCGGGGAGTTGTGCGCAGCCAGCGGAGAAGGAAGCAAAGCCGGTGATGGCGGTGGAGCAGGCCGCAGCGGGAGCGCCAGGCGGAGACAACAATGGACTGGGACTGCTGCTCTCCCAGCCGCACAGACCGGCTGTGAAACTACACGACAGCGCTGCACTTGGGACAACCGAGGAGGGTGCTG ACTTTCTTGGGCATGACGACCTCCCCTCCAACGGCCTGGCTGTCACACCAGACCACATCACAGAGGAAGATGACAGATCATCACATGCAAGCTCCAGCGACTGGACCCCTCAACCGCAAATAG GATCATACAGTTTCATCCAGCAACACATCAGAGAGACCGACCCGAGGACCATTCTAAGGGAACTGCTGCCTGAGACTGTACTCCCACCAGATTTAGACGACATGACGTTGTGGCAGATCATCATCAACATCTCCGAACCACCAAAGAGAAAGAAGCGGAAGGATATCAACACCTTGGAAGATGTGGTCAGGCTACTCCATGACAGTAGAAGGATCCTTGTGCTGACGGGTGCTGGG GTGTCCGTTTCATGTGGAATACCAGACTTTCGCTCCAGAGATGGAATTTATGCACGGCTTGCTGTAGATTTCCCTGATCTTCCAGACCCTCAAGCTATGTTTGACATTGAATACTTCAGACGGGACCCAAGGCCATTTTTCAAGTTTGCAAAG GAGATCTATCCTGGTCAGTTCCAGCCTTCACCCTGTCACAAATTCATATCTATGCTGGATAAGCAGGGGACGCTGCTGCGcaattacacacaaaacattgaCACATTAGAACAAGTGGCTGGAGTTCAGCGAATTATCCAGTGTCATG GGTCATTTGCAACTGCTTCCTGTCTTGTCTGTAAACATAAAGTGGATTGTGAGGCTATAAGAGAAGACATCTTTAACCAG GTCGTCCCTCATTGTCCACGGTGTCCAGATATTCCCTTGGCAATCATGAAACCTGACATCGTTTTCTTTGGAGAGAATCTTCCAGAAATGTTCCACAGAGCCATGAAGCAGGATAAAGATGAGGTGGACCTCTTGATTGTCATTGGCTCCTCGCTTAAAGTCCGACCAGTTGCCCTCATCCCAA ACTCCATTCCTCATGAAGTGCCTCAGGTCTTGATCAATAGGGAGCAGCTGCCACACCTCAACTTTGACGTGGAGCTACTTGGGGACTGTGATGTCATTGTCAACGAGCTCTGTCATCGATTGGGTGGGGACTTTGAGCAGCTCTGCTACAACACCACAAGACTCACTGAGATCACAGAGAAACCCCCTCGGTTACCAGAACAGCCACCAAGCGAGGCCTTGTCTGCTTCCAGTGACGGAGCGCAGGAGGAACAGAAGCAGCACAGTACAGACTCAGTAATTAAGCCTCCAGAGGAGACAGAATGTCCGAATATCACAGAGACTGCTGGTAATAACATTACACCTCCAGAGCCTTGTCCAAATGCTCAGTGTCTCAGTGAGGAGACTGCTGAGCCCTCAGAGTTACCAGCAGAAGAAACGCCAAAAGAAGAGGCTGCAGAAGTAAAGAGCCAAACCTCTAACCTTGAATTTCGTAGAAGATGCTGGATGAGTCGAATCAACAGAAGTCCAATCAGCAAACGCCTTGAGA CAGGCCAGTACCTGTTCCAAGCACCAAATCACTATATCTTCCATGGGGCTGAGGTTTACTCCGACTCTGAAGATGAGACATCGAGCTCCTGTGGGAGTGACAGTGAGGAGTCTGAATGCAGTGCAGATGGGGTGGAGGAAGACAGCGAGCCGGAGGAAGCTGGCTCGCTAGCTGCGagacaaaatacaacaatacaacacacTTTAGCCAATGAGGCCACATCCAGTGTGCAGACAGACAATACTTCTGAAAAGACTCAGAGCACCGCACACCTTTAA